The genomic segment CGATGCGCTACGCAGCATTTCTGGGAGCTCCCGTGTAAGCTGCACGGGTAGCGGTCGACTGCCACCGCGCGTCTCTTCATTCGATCGCTCaacctctgccgctgcggcggcgcctgtCACAGGCACTGAGGCAATGCCACGTCTCCCTGCGAGACACGAGGGCTATTCTGTCTCCGCACCCTCATCGAGGGTCGACGTGCTGTCAAATCATGTGCTAACGCCATCTCTGGCGTGCCACAGGGAATCAAGTGTGGTTGGGGCTCCGCGGTCCGAGAAGACACTAGTGAGTCCTATTCGAACCACCATGGTAGTGGGACGCACCGACGGTgagagcaccagcgccgccagctcgtGCTCCTCTCACCTTCCAGAGCGTTGCTTTTCCACGGCAGCGAACAGTCTCAGTGATAGATGCCAAAGCAACGTTGCGCGGTGTGGGTCCGACACCCAGAGAGCGACAGATTTACTAAGCCTGCGCccatcactgccgccgcgccgtcaGTTGTCCGTCATAGGTGCTGCATctgccaccgcggcagcagcggcaacgtcgGTGCACACATCCAGCATATCCGACAACACATCCTCAGAGAATTGTGTCGTGGCGTCCTCCGCAAAGTCGTCCCGGAACCCCATGGTTGTCTCCTCGCATCGCAGCACAACGGCCAAGGAAACCAtcgtggctgctgcaccggGGACTGAACAGACGACAACGGCGGAAGACCCCGTGCTACCATCGCGGCTGAGCGCGGAGGATATGCCTATGGTCGCGTCGCGGAGCCTACCCTCACGTATGGCCTCATTTTCTGCGTTTTCAATGACTCAATCGATGAACTCATCGAACCCCAAGTCGCGCTCTAGCGCGCCACCATCCACGGCAACTaagtcgtcgtcgtccttaTCTCCAGCATTTTTGGTCGGGGAAAGTTGTCGGAGGCCtcgcagccgcaacagcaacaccaaCAACTTCCCTGTGGCCTCCAGTCGCCCTGAGGATATCTCCATGGTCCAGCCTCCTGTAGAGCCGTGCCCTTCGCCTGAGAAGGCCACATCCACAGAAGAagtagcagctgcagagcggaTCGCCAGCGCGGCGCAAGAGTCGTCTCCAACTCTTGCGCCGGCGTCGTGGATCACCCAAGAGGGCTCACCGTCAGGGCCCAGGGACCAAGACTCGGTCGAGGCGTCGACACCCGGGTCACGCATGGCCCAGTCATCGTCGTCGGTACCCGAGCCACTGCAGTACAGTGCGGATGACTGCACTGGCAACGTGGAGCACGAAAGCAATCAACACACCGATGATCGTGATgacaagggagagaagggacaGCCGAGTGAAGAGGCGTTTGAAGTGGGAGAGCGCGCATTCATGTGCTTTTCCTCAATCCTGCCCTCTGCGTCGCTGTGCCGTGCACGGGGCTCTGTGGTGCGCAGCCGGCCAAGGGAGACATCGACAATGTTGCCCTCATCGCGGCACTCGGTGGTGAGGGGTGCTGAGAGTGACAAgtactcctcctcgatgCAGAACGATAAGCAGGAGGACGACAAGAGGCGCACATCGTACACCTCATCGCGCTTCCAGAAtaaagctgctgctgaggaagCCGACAAGGCGAGCCATCGCTCCTCAATCCCGCCTTCGCGCTCCGCAACGAGCTATCACGACCTCGGCGTGGGCCTTGAGGTACCCGAGGAAGAGCTGGCGGTCACAGAGGGCACGCACTGGGCGGAGGAAGCTAGAGACACTGTggaagcagaggcagcgacaTCGTGTGGAGGGGACAACGACTCACCTTCGCAGCATGGGGCGAAGAAGGGTGCCGTATCTGCCGTCTATGAAGAAGAGGACGGGTATGAAGACGTCACGCCTGGTGATgaagcagcaacggcggagctgcaggcggtaGGCTCTGAGGAGCAACCTGCTCGCTCCAGGCACAACCTCACCGCCTTCAATCAATGCAAGGCGCCGTCTTGTTTCTCCAGCTTTGAGAAAAGCGAGAACACTATCGTGCATGATGACGGAGAAGAAGCTGGCAGCGCCTACCACTACCACTACACCCGCCACACGGACGGGTGCTCAGAGCAGCAGGTGATGAATTCGGCCGACTTGGAGAGTCGTATCTCGACCGCACTGTCTGCTGCTTCGACTCAGACAACgggacggcggcagtgggtCAGCAGACCAGCCTCGGAGGCGAACCGACGACCACCGTCGAACGCCCCTTCTTGGGGGCCCAGTACGGACATCGCTGGTGCTCAGCATGAAAGCAGCGATATCGAGTCCGAAAGCACGTCTTCGCTGatgctgccggtgccaccATGCAAGGTGGCGACGACGGGGACAGTCGAGGAGAAGTCTGCTAGGGCCTCGGCAGCGTCCAActccagccgctgcagcgtcttTGCGACGAGCAGTGCGGCCTACTCATTTGCGACTGCACAGGCGCCATCGACAACGGATCTATGGCTCTCGCAGTCGTTCACAAGATTCTCAGTGGATTCAGGGCATGATGGGGCACCGGCCTCTGTTCAGTCGCTGCAACAGCACACCAGCCGTATGGTATAGGGACGACACAATGTGGTCacaaccccccctcccctcccctcccctagGAAAGAGACTCGAAGGTGAGTCGACGAGCACAGCAACAGAATCACCAAAGGTAGAGAAGGCAACTATGACCACAGAGGATTACGATGGGGCGC from the Leishmania panamensis strain MHOM/PA/94/PSC-1 chromosome 28 sequence genome contains:
- a CDS encoding hypothetical protein (TriTrypDB/GeneDB-style sysID: LpmP.28.1230), with amino-acid sequence MFTFRPSPARHSQSWRESCKPEKYGATAAASTALAEAFPLMLREDNVRQPTWAMEMRRNSQFSGGGAVDDGHSVVSPKTTKSFSESRASSHAARHTENFKRATPEFEDWLAVGKVQQGELTTAQQTDLSWWFHDERLAAKTPFAAVVPCPARMSMEKAQQAVAAVIDAFAFPTFYVQTLPVGATLSDVAQAFVKRPAHLPEERRYRNAEKTGVYAYTAVPCRGGRDAMKLVMQSSALKDALREVPCLLLNDYRPLTPLCLRCLVVAGRCVAAEVACDEAYAPLFGLYPNNTGAAGTGDTNHASDAHMTAGRRCGASVAACHHRLTTLTGEDGEGTVQRTASDVVAYGLQSYVEEVLGQSLGNRAYTAVLSAEVKGFDPHVLRPRVSDPPFWPLMGREPLQLRRPPFEENSLQFFILSLEPADPGPFEAFGPEELHAISHYVLERAKAGAFLPPVVRFLDGHEVERAAARLPCSPTPLSVRRSPVAEASEKEGNGKSRHHSSVTLPKPANVASEISGASSRGTSATDISSSAGPQRTQSHRDGEAGPEPLNAPSHRPPPRMITSLSSTALVTESLMVATERVASIPRSVDSRRAAQRHFDSNNVQAPTSSFALQDGDSTHEDAYATATYQSYTSDALRSISGSSRVSCTGSGRLPPRVSSFDRSTSAAAAAPVTGTEAMPRLPARHEGYSVSAPSSRVDVLSNHVLTPSLACHRESSVVGAPRSEKTLVSPIRTTMVVGRTDGESTSAASSCSSHLPERCFSTAANSLSDRCQSNVARCGSDTQRATDLLSLRPSLPPRRQLSVIGAASATAAAAATSVHTSSISDNTSSENCVVASSAKSSRNPMVVSSHRSTTAKETIVAAAPGTEQTTTAEDPVLPSRLSAEDMPMVASRSLPSRMASFSAFSMTQSMNSSNPKSRSSAPPSTATKSSSSLSPAFLVGESCRRPRSRNSNTNNFPVASSRPEDISMVQPPVEPCPSPEKATSTEEVAAAERIASAAQESSPTLAPASWITQEGSPSGPRDQDSVEASTPGSRMAQSSSSVPEPLQYSADDCTGNVEHESNQHTDDRDDKGEKGQPSEEAFEVGERAFMCFSSILPSASLCRARGSVVRSRPRETSTMLPSSRHSVVRGAESDKYSSSMQNDKQEDDKRRTSYTSSRFQNKAAAEEADKASHRSSIPPSRSATSYHDLGVGLEVPEEELAVTEGTHWAEEARDTVEAEAATSCGGDNDSPSQHGAKKGAVSAVYEEEDGYEDVTPGDEAATAELQAVGSEEQPARSRHNLTAFNQCKAPSCFSSFEKSENTIVHDDGEEAGSAYHYHYTRHTDGCSEQQVMNSADLESRISTALSAASTQTTGRRQWVSRPASEANRRPPSNAPSWGPSTDIAGAQHESSDIESESTSSLMLPVPPCKVATTGTVEEKSARASAASNSSRCSVFATSSAAYSFATAQAPSTTDLWLSQSFTRFSVDSGHDGAPASVQSLQQHTSRMV